The Triticum urartu cultivar G1812 chromosome 5, Tu2.1, whole genome shotgun sequence genome contains the following window.
CGGGCCGAAACGCAATCGCGCGCCGCTTATTTGCTGCGCTCGCTCGCACCTCCCACCCCCCAtccagccgcgccgccgccgtcgaccgcgCCACCCGGCGACCGTTCCGGCGCTTCCCCGACCTATCCCCGCCCCGCGCGCGCTTTCTCCGGCCCCCCTCTAGGCCCGCCGCCCCGCGCGCGTGCTGGTCCGCCGACGAACAGCGCCCGCAAGGTGTTCGACAAAACGCCTAGAAGGTATGTATTGCCCAAAAGCCATGAATTTCGTGCATGTTGATTGTAGTTTTTTATTTATAGCATAGTATTCAACATTGTAGATGAGTTCGTCGTATGATTCTTCCGAAGAAGAATTTGatatggaagaggaggaggatcttGCAATGATCCTAGCTATGCATATTAATAAAAAAACCGAAGCACGGTGGTTTGGTTATGGGTCGGCAAATTGGAGGGATAGGATCGATGCCCACAACAGATTGATCAGGCATTATTTTGCGGAGAATCCCACATACCCTGAGTCGTATTTTCGTCGCCGGTTTAGGATGAGCACCGAGTTGTTCAGGCGCATTGCAGAGAAACTAGCGAGCCATGACCGCTTTTTTCAGCAAAGGAGGAATGCCGCAGGAGAGCTCGGGCATAGCACCTTTCAGAAGGTGACAGCCGCTTTGCGTATGTTGGCATACGGTATACCGGCTGATCTAGTTGATGATCACTTGGTTATGGGTGAGAGCCAAGCCATCATGTGTGTCAAGCGCTTCGCAGTCGGAATTGTGCAAGTCTTTGGCGAGGAGTATTTGAGATCTCCCAACGCTGAAGACGTCGCAAGACTTGTAGCGATGAACAAAGCTCGCGGTTTTCCTGACATACTTGGCTCAatagattgcatgcattggaCTTGGAAGAATTGTTCAAAGGCATGGCATGGGTAATTCCACGACCAAAAAAAGGGTTCCACTATAATCCTTGAAGCGGTGGCCGGTCAAGAGACTTGGATTTGGCATGCATTCTTTGGAATGCCTGGATCTTTGAATGACATCAATATTGTCAACCGGTCACCACTGATGAGTAAGATTGCAAATGGGGAGTTGCCACCGATGCAGTTTGTAGCAAATGGCCGTACATACAACTATGGCTATTATCTAGCGGATGGCATCTATCCAAAGTGGCAAACCTTTGTCAAACCGTTGAAAAAGCCAGAAAGTAAGAAAAATCTTGATTTCCACAATGCTCAGGCGGCGGCTAGAAAAGATGTGGAGAGAGCTTTTGGGATTTTGCAAGCCCAATTTGCTATTGTGAAAGGATCGGCTAGATTTTGGGATCAAAAGATGCTTTGGTACATAATGCACGCTTGTGTGATCATGTACAACTTCATCATCGAGAATGAGCGTGGCCAAGATGTAGACTACTCTCAGTATGAGCTCTTGGGATATCCCGTGCGAGTGCGACGGAGGGCTGAAAGGGTGGCCCGTTTTGTTGCCTCCTATCATACCATTCGACGTCCTGCAGCGCATAATGATCTTCAGAAGGATCTCATGATTTGTGCTTTCGTTATTGTattattgaactatttgttgtgtTTAATTGCACTATTTGTTGTATTGAACGATAAACTGTTTGTTTGAATTGTAATAAACGAAATTGAActatttatttttgtttgtttttaatttttttacttttgttttcgaatgcatatgttgtttgtgcgagtcacgcgcgctgcattttagcgcggCTGCTGGAGTCAGTGCTGCACACCGCGTCAAACCAGACGATGCGCGCGCGGTATATCTGTTTTTTGCGTGCAGTGTGACCGGCGCCTATTGGAAATGCTCTAAACGTTGACGGTGTAAACAGGTACCCCTTCCAAAAAAAAAAATCCCCAATCCATTCTCCGAACCCTGCCTATCCCTCCCCAATCCTCAACTTCACCGAGACGGCGGCTCCCGGCGGTGCGCCGAGCGCGACAGCGGCCACAGGCGGCAGCAGGTGACGCGACTCCTCCACCAACCACCTCAACCTCCCCCGTGTTGCAGTCGTCGCCGACCTCCACCAGATCCGGTGCTCTTCTACCTCTGCCATCGGATTGGAAAAGGGCGCGGGGCTCCGGCTGGCCCTCGGTTCGCCCACTCCACTGCAACACTTCAACGTACACCCTTGTAACCAAGCTGATTCTTTTATTAACGAACCCCCTCAGTGGCTCGAGTACACCCTGCTGCATTAAGGATTAGCATTAACAATCGTTTACAAACGGGCAGCTAAATGGAGGCCACCGTGCTAAGTCTGGGCAAGTCTGTGGTGATTGGGGCGCTCAGCTACGCCAGGTCTGCCGGTGCCGGGGAGGTAGCCTCACGTCTTGGAGTTCAGCGTGACCAGGCCTTCATCGCCGATGAGCTGGAGATGATGCAGGCGTTCCTGATGGCCGCACACGACGGGCCAGAGGACAAGGACAGGGTGGTCAGGGTCTGGGTGAAGCAGGTCCGCGACGTGGCCTATGAGGTCGAGGACTCCCTCCAGGAATTCGCTGTCCTGTTACACAAGCAGTCTTGGTGGCGCGTTGCTCGCACCCTTCTAGACCGGCGCCTCGTTGGCAAGCAGATGAGGGAGCTTAGAGCCAAGGTCGAGGATGTCAGCCGCAGGAACAAGCGCTACCGCCTCATCAATGGCGACGGCTCTGGTTCCAAGCCTAGCAATATCTCCACAACCACAAGTGAGTTCCCCGTTGCTGGCGTAACAATGTCCGGCGCCGAGGAAGCTACGCGGCAGTTGGACAAAGCAAAAATGGATCTCATTCGCCTGATCAGTTCCAACAAGGATGACGACCTTAGAGTAATCGCATTATGGAGAGCAAATGGTGATCTTGGGGAGACCTCTGTCATAAAAAAGGCATACGAAGATCTGAAGACGCACAAGAAGTTCGAATGCTTTGCTTGGATCAAGTTGGTGCGTCCTGTCAATCCAACAGAGTACTTGCGGAGTATTTTGAGGCAGTTTTATGTAAATTCACTACAAGGGACAACTATGGAGGCCCAAGATCTGAGATGGATGGAGATGACAAAGGAAAATGATTTGGTTGGTGAGTTCAGGAGGTTTGTGAGTACGAAGAGTTACCTGATTGTGCTTAAGGACATACATACTATTGAAGAATGGGACTGCGTTAAAGTTTTCTTCTTAAATTACAAGAAAGGAAGTCGAATCATAGTATCCACGGAGCAAGTTGAGGTTGCTAGCTTATGCGTAAGACAACAGACTGCAGCAGCTGACCACAAGCAGTTGCATATGGACCAGGCTCTCTATGCTTTCTACGATAAGGTATTTTTTTTCTTGTCAAAATATACTCTGACTAGTGCTACATTATCTTCAGAGTCAACTAATGCAGTAATAATTAACAACAATATCTGACAGTAGGTAAGGTTACTATTTCTCAGTAGTTTTTGTGCATTATTTACCAACATATAATCTAGTCCTGACACCATGGTGCTGAGTGTGGCAGTGTTTAATGGTACTCTGATAGGAAGCAGACATGGAAGAACCACAGGGTTGGCGGTTGTCACCCAATAGTGTCTTAGAACAATTTCTGAGATGTCAATAAGATGCAAACGGTTCCATTGGTGGATGGGCAAAATTGTCTGTGATGCAGTTTAGACAGGAAATCAAAACTCAGTCAATAGTTGAAAGACGATAGATGTACCTTTTTTCAAATAAAAATCTGATGGTAAATACATCACTCGATTGCTTAGTTTTGTGGACCCTAATTAGAATCAAATTGCATTCACCAATTGATTACAAAATGTTATGACATTGCCCTAGCTGATTGCAATGTCAGCAACTCAGCATATATCAAAATATTGATGTTTGAGCAATTCCAAAGATAAATGTAAAAATTGTAGAACACTATACACACAACTGTGTAGGCATGTCTTGttgaaaatgaaaataaaaacGAACTTATCAGTTGGTAAACATGCCATCCTTTTTTGGATAAAATTTTGCCAACTCTCCTGTTTTCTTTTGGCATCCAAGTTCCATCATTAACCCTTTTTTAGATATGTGAGATGCATGATTGTATTTGCTTGATAAATATATGCATAGTTGGCATTTCACATAGTTGCTTCTAAAGAAAATGATTACTTTATTCCCTTGAACCATTGACGAGCATAACCCACTAAAATGTTTGTCTCACATAGTTCTTAAACTTCTCAAATTGGATAATTTTACTATCCCTGGTGATTTTCGGATGTGTTCTGCGAAAAACCATTAAGCTTCACCAATGAGCATAGTTTTGACACGTCCAGCACATCATGGCGTGATACCAACAGAAGGGCCCCGTGTGACCATCATCGACCTCTCTGTCATCCTGTTATCCTTATTTCATGTTTCCTTCTTAAGCCTTCCTCACAACATTGAGTGTTTCCATATCACGGAAAAAAAACTTCAAGATTCACACATGGGAGCGTTGCCTTCCACTTCTCCCGAATAGGGCGGCCCTGTCTGCAACTGCCGGTGCTCTACTTACGCATTAGCATTGGATAGTGCAGTCATGGAAGAACCATATCACCTTTACTTCCGCTTTTCTTCTCTATCGATAGGATGTCTCGGAGAGCTCTGCCATGGACGACCATTCCTTCTTGAGGTGCTAGATCACCATGTGTGGTGATCCTATGCTTCATGTTTTATTGTTGGAATTGGGGCATTTCTATTGAGGATCGAATCTTGTGATTGAGATTTTTGGAGGTTCAGATCTGCATAACTTAATGCTTCAATCGTAGTAGACAATTTTGTGATTAATGTTATGAGGTTGAAATTACTTAATAAATTTCTTGATAGATCGGTGAAAAGGACTCGATTATGATTTTCTGTAGTAATCCCATTGAATTTTGAAAGCTTGTGCCAAATTTGTCAAAGCTCACTCAAGTTTGCGAAAGCTTATCTCTTTAAAATATTTCTCTTTGGAAAATTTGGAAGCTCATGGAATGATAGTTGATACTTGAAAGCCCTATTATTTGGCATTTTTCTTCCTAAGTGTGCGTCCGCTTGCTGATGAACGCCAATGGAAGTGACTGCTCCAGAGGCCGAGCCGGATGTGGGAGGCGTCGGAAGGCAAAGCAAAAGGTGAAGGCGCCATCACAACAGTTAGCCAATAATTTGCAGTTCCCCGTGCTTTTGATTTTCACGAAAGACAGTCTAGTTATTTTACCAGATTTCCACTGcagcttcttctctctctcttgtCCAAGCATCTTGCTTTCCCAACCATAGGGACTGGCATTGGAGATAGAAGACTTTGTGAGAAAGTTACTAACGATTATGTTTTAGTAACAGCCAGTGGCGGCACCAGGATGTGGCCGGCCTGTGTACACTGTAGCGCTATGGCTACAGTGTCCGCTACAGTGTATAAAGGGAGCTGCCCTCACGTCCCAGGTAGCAGCCCGGGCTGCCTGGGGCCTATCTCCGCCACTCTAACAGCCATGGATTCGGATGGTGGCGCTTCTCTCTCCTTGTCACCAATGAAGAAGGGAGAACGATGGGGAGGGATATGATGCGACACAGGGCCTGCGTGATGCTATTCGGTTGGTGACATGAGGTCTAGGGTGGTTTATTTTGTCTGCCGGGGCAGCAGTTTCTCAGACACATTAAAGGTGTTCGAGCAAATGTTGGTACTTGGTACAGTATTGTGGCTGATGGACGTGTGGGCTGCAGAGAAGAGAGGAGATCAGCAAATCTCACACTTGTCTTGCTGGTCACTTACATCCCACTGTGTAGATCCAGGCATGCTGAGCATTAGGAGCTCATTGACGCTGATATTCTTATCTTTTAGTGATGGATCTAGATTGGTAAGAGCGTTTCAGCCTACATGTTCATCTGGTTTTGGCACTTACATAGTAGGAGATGGGATCATTTTAGGTTTACATGTGTGCTTTGTGGCATGCTTTTGTGGTGCTGGGCCCATATTGACGATCATAATTATCATGTTATAATTCACTTATTGACTAATACTGCTCTTGTAATTGAATTATAACTTCTTTGACCTGCGAACTGCATAATTGTTACATAGCTTTCCTTGTAAATTATTTGATTGTCAACAATGGAAAATGTCATATGAACATTTGCAAAAATTAAAAGGGAAAAAATGCAGCAAGACACAGCTCTAGGACCTGGTGTAACCCAGAACTACAACTCTGGGTTTGTTTAACTGATACCCCGGACACTAGGGTAACAAAAAAAGGTAATCAAGTCAATTAAGATAATCTAACAGACGAGGCCCACATGGCATTTACTATGACAGTGACTTGGCTCATTTTCGGCTGAAGTCGGTAGGTGAGGTCGGTTCGAGCAGAGCCGACTCATTGAGCTCTACAACAAAAACCTTGACTTAGAAAATCAGTCAAATTCAAAGATTCAAACTTCTCAAAAAAAATCTTAGAAAATTCTAGTAATTCAATCTATCTTTGTCGAGTGTTCTGAGAACTTTTTAGCACATTTTGGTGAGCCATTTAAATGTCTGGATTTTTTTTATTCTCTACCAAATTTGAAGTCTAGCCAAAATGCGCTCAAACTTCCCAAGAATACTCATGGAATGTAGATTGAGTTACTAGATATTTTTCATATTTATTTGGAAAATTAGAGTTTTGCTTTAAATTTTGGCCCACAATTTAAAAAAGCAACTTTTTTTTAAGAGCTCAGTGAACCGCAATGCTCAAGGCGAGCTCACCTATCAGCTTAAGCCAAAAATGAGCTGCCCCTGCCATAGTCAACGCCATGTGGGCCACATCTGTCGGATTTCATTTTACCTGACAGAGTTGGGTATCAAAACCCCTAGAGTTGTAGTTTTACGTTACAACAACCTCGAGAGTTGTGTCTTGCTGCAGTTTACTCAAATTAAAACTTGCTGAAACATTACTGCGGAATAGAAGGCAACACCTAATCATTATCTATTTGTGTATAGGGTTTGCAAGATAGAGCTGATGCAACTGAGGCAGGGTCTAGCTTTAACATAGCTAGTACGACTAGTAGCAACTCTGCAGACAACAAGAGCCTCACTCACACAGAGATGACGATAGCTGATTTTAAGGAATATGAGCAAGTCGGTCGAGAGAAAGAAAAATCTGATATTATCAAACTAATTTCAAATGAAGATAGCCAACAGCTTGATGTGATTTCTGTGTGGGGAATGGGCGGTCTTGGGAAAACAACACTAGTTAGAGATGTGTATCAAAGCCAACACCTCAGTGTCAGATTCAGGTACCGCGCTTGTGTAACAATTATGCATCCCTTCAATTGTGATGAGCTCATCAAGAGCTTAGCTCGACAATTAGATGCAGAGGATTATGAAAATAAGGAGGAAACAGGCTTGGCGGGTGGCAGAACAAAACCTAGGCTCCAACGGTCACTGACGGATATTTTAGAAGGAAAGAAgtacttgattgttcttgatgatctATCGTCTACCACAGAATGGGACTCTATAATACAACATTTACCTGCAAGGGAAACATCAAGTCGTATCATAGTTACCACAAGGTCAGAAAATATTGCTAGGCACTGTTCAAAGAAACAAGAAAACATATACAAGCTTCAAATTCTGGGGTATGAAGATGGACTTAACCTCTTCATGGAAAAGGTACCTGCGACCCTATCATCATGCATTCATGCCCTATTTGTTTAATTTCTATTTTGTAAGTGCCAAGATCTTTTCTCTAATGGGTTTTTTGAGCACACACAATCTGTATTTTGACAAGGTTCCCCCTCCATGTTAATCTAGTACGTTGAGATTATTTTAGAAGATAGCTAAAACCCTGTGGGGGGCATGACTGGCTAGTAGCTACTTGCATGCTTAATTAAAGAACTAACGGTGCAATTTACCTTCGTTAATAAACATTTAAAGCACAAAATCCGCTATTAGGCTTGCAGCTAATTTAGTTTTGTGGCAACTAAAAATTCAAATTGAATACATTTCAGGTATTTCACAAGATTGCATATCTGAATGATGAATATCCGGAGTTGGTTGAACAAGCAAATCTGATCCTAAAGAAGTGTGATGGACTTCCCCTTGCAATTGTCACCATAGGTGGCTTCTTGGCAAACCAACCTAAAACCGCTTTGGAGTGGATGAAATTGAATGACCATATGAGTGCCGAGTTGGAGATGAATCCAGAGCTTGAAAGGATAGCAGCAGTCCTTAACAAAAGTTACGATGGTTTACCCTACCATCTCAAGTCATGTATGCTGTATTTCTCCATCTTCCCCCAAGATGACAAAGTTAGCCGGAGACGTCTGGTGCGTCGGTGGATTGCAGAGGGCTACTCAAGGGAGTTGCGTGGCAAGTCCGCGGAGGAAATAGCGGAGAGCTATTTCATGGAACTCATAAGCAGGAGCATGATCCTACCATCTCAAGAATCCATTCATAGTAGAAGAGGAATTGACTCCTGCCAAGTCCATGATCTCATTCGTGAAATTGGTATCTCAAAATCAGCGGAGGATAATCTTGTTTTCACATTGGAGGACGGCTGCGGATTAAACAACCGGGGAACAATCCGCCATCTTGCCATAAGTAGTAGCTGGAAGGGTGATCAGTGTGACTTCAAGAGCATAGTGGACATGTCTTGTATAAgatcattaacggtgtttgggaaGTGGAGGCCATTTTTCATGTCTGAGAAGATGAGGTTGCTGCGAGTGCTGGACCTAGAGGGGACATCAGGTCTAGTTGATCATCATCTTACGGGCATTGGGAAGCTTCTTCATCTAAGGTACCTTTCTTTAAGAGGATGTGATGATATTTATCACTTGCCAGACTCGTTGGGTAACCTGAGGCAGC
Protein-coding sequences here:
- the LOC125508016 gene encoding disease resistance protein Pik-2-like — translated: MEATVLSLGKSVVIGALSYARSAGAGEVASRLGVQRDQAFIADELEMMQAFLMAAHDGPEDKDRVVRVWVKQVRDVAYEVEDSLQEFAVLLHKQSWWRVARTLLDRRLVGKQMRELRAKVEDVSRRNKRYRLINGDGSGSKPSNISTTTSEFPVAGVTMSGAEEATRQLDKAKMDLIRLISSNKDDDLRVIALWRANGDLGETSVIKKAYEDLKTHKKFECFAWIKLVRPVNPTEYLRSILRQFYVNSLQGTTMEAQDLRWMEMTKENDLVGEFRRFVSTKSYLIVLKDIHTIEEWDCVKVFFLNYKKGSRIIVSTEQVEVASLCVRQQTAAADHKQLHMDQALYAFYDKGLQDRADATEAGSSFNIASTTSSNSADNKSLTHTEMTIADFKEYEQVGREKEKSDIIKLISNEDSQQLDVISVWGMGGLGKTTLVRDVYQSQHLSVRFRYRACVTIMHPFNCDELIKSLARQLDAEDYENKEETGLAGGRTKPRLQRSLTDILEGKKYLIVLDDLSSTTEWDSIIQHLPARETSSRIIVTTRSENIARHCSKKQENIYKLQILGYEDGLNLFMEKVFHKIAYLNDEYPELVEQANLILKKCDGLPLAIVTIGGFLANQPKTALEWMKLNDHMSAELEMNPELERIAAVLNKSYDGLPYHLKSCMLYFSIFPQDDKVSRRRLVRRWIAEGYSRELRGKSAEEIAESYFMELISRSMILPSQESIHSRRGIDSCQVHDLIREIGISKSAEDNLVFTLEDGCGLNNRGTIRHLAISSSWKGDQCDFKSIVDMSCIRSLTVFGKWRPFFMSEKMRLLRVLDLEGTSGLVDHHLTGIGKLLHLRYLSLRGCDDIYHLPDSLGNLRQLQTLDVTYTSIIELPRTIIKLSKLEHIRAGGIGSNDGGTHETYADTLCTLALSSMAFCVGCCAPQVLKEVMDMDGDPNRRDVCTACCCNKLPSAATRQSPNGVEVPRGTRRLKALDTMGVVNVSGSRGKAVLNDLKSLTRLRKLRVTGINKKNSQDLCSALSNLSCLESLLVRSEGNPGLSGCLDALPSPPKKLQSLKLYGNLVKLPEWIAALWNLVKMELRSSRILEVDAAMQVLGNLPNLAILRLLRHSFASEELRFSLNRDAAFPSLAVLELSLLDKLESVEFQGGAAPKIELLQFRGWRYKANTVLFAGLPSLLSLKQVLLKGRYEDGFVDDLRARLVGNPNRPVLKLN